A stretch of Polypterus senegalus isolate Bchr_013 chromosome 3, ASM1683550v1, whole genome shotgun sequence DNA encodes these proteins:
- the LOC120525310 gene encoding uncharacterized protein LOC120525310, with protein MRKTFQYRQQLVHNPEKMTSVLSVFLRFLDTKGLVNQDFSLLFGSDTSSKLLEKWDTCFKFKIIKEARSLTGQMADLNILLKCAESTFDFEDHESSGFIGWDADMASILLLVYLLPPPAGGKKVPKITSSGAVDHMVQFHKSCCSIDEHHSQNEGRQPYLLAVGTTKAKIHDFYIVLDKQLIPCQARSSLGAFDELFKAHFVFSISYDKALINVYTFLQTTVYNIDIGHVRESPRVKELRAKILNN; from the exons TCTTTCTGAGATTTTTGGATACAAAAGGCTTG GTAAATCAGGATTTCAGTCTTTTATTTGGCTCTGACACATCTTCCAAATTGCTTGAGAAGTGGGATACCTGCTTTAAGTTTAAGATTATTAAAGAAGCGAGATCTCTGACAGGTCAGATGGCTGATTTGAATATTCTGCTGAAGTGTGCAGAATCTACCTTTGATTTTGAAGATCACGAATCATCAGGATTTATTG GTTGGGATGCAGACATGGCCTCAATTTTATTATTAGTCTATCTTTTGCCACCaccggctggaggaaaaaaagtgCCAAAAATCACCTCTAGTGGGGCTGTTGACCATATGGTACAGTTTCATAag tCATGCTGCAGTATTGATGAACACCACAGCCAAAATGAAGGTCGGCAGCCTTACCTTCTGGCAGTAGGAACAACGAAGGCCAAGATTCATGACTTTTATATTGTCCTGGACAAACAGCTTATACCATGTCAGGCAAGAAGTTCTTTGGGAGCATTCGATGAGCTTTTTAAAGCTCATTTTGTATTCAGTATTTCCTATGATAAGGCCTTAATCAATGTATATACATTCTTGCAAACAACTGTTTACAACATTGATATTGGACATGTGAGGGAATCACCAAGGGTTAAAGAATTAAGAgcaaaaatattgaataattaa